GTTCTTTGTAGTAAATAGATAAGCACTATCATTAGAATATCTATGGATTTTCTCCTTAAGCTCAATGATGCGTTCCGTTAGGCTGGGAGAAAGAGGGATTATACGGTCTTTATTATTTTTAGCGTGATATATAGTCAAAATACCTTCGGTAGGACTGAAATCACTTATGAGGAGGTTTAATGCTTCAGAAATTCTCATGCCAGTTCCATAAAGAAGTCGAAAGAATACAGGGTCAATAATACTCCTATTGGTATAAAATGAATCCTTCCAAGAGTCAATTGTATGGAAGATTTGTGCCATTTCTTCTTCAGTAAATATATACGGTACGTGAGTGCCTTGATTCTGTGGTGCTGACTTGATTTCAGGCACATAAACTTCATGAAATCCATTCTTCGTAAGGAACAAGGCAAAATCGTGCATGAGCCGTTCTTTCAAGTAGTAGCTAGATGGACGTTCTACAGCTGAATAAATAAATTCATTCAGCATGGGTTTTGTCAGGCGTGAGCCTGAGTAACCATTTCTGGAGTAGTATTCATCGAATCTTTTCAAATAGTGTTCCTGTTGGTTAAATC
The genomic region above belongs to Clostridium swellfunianum and contains:
- a CDS encoding tyrosine-type recombinase/integrase, which translates into the protein MKEKYQWQSDISDMLISYLKEKRMTGFRFNQQEHYLKRFDEYYSRNGYSGSRLTKPMLNEFIYSAVERPSSYYLKERLMHDFALFLTKNGFHEVYVPEIKSAPQNQGTHVPYIFTEEEMAQIFHTIDSWKDSFYTNRSIIDPVFFRLLYGTGMRISEALNLLISDFSPTEGILTIYHAKNNKDRIIPLSPSLTERIIELKEKIHRYSNDSAYLFTTKNNKRIDQSTMYRRFRDYLQNAGISHTDAGPRVHDLRHNFAVKCLKGWVLSGEELTNLLPYLAAYMGHSDFRGTQYYLRLTADLYPNIINRVEADFGYVIPLGGEFDE